tttttattatgataattaatatctattattaaaaaatttaatatctttttttgaaCATAAATTGGAATTATcatttttgctttttttttttattggaaaaaaaaaaaaaagaaaaaaaaagaaaaaaaaaattaaattagaaaaaaaataataaaaattaaattataaaaaaaaaaaaaaaaaaaaaaattaaaaaataaaaaaaaagatattaaaaaaaaatagattttaaattgtaaaaaaaaaaaaaaattaaaagtagaaaaaaaattagtcattctttttttttttttttatttttttatttttttatttttaataataataatacccaCTGTGGAGTTTCACCAATGCTCTAAAATTTTCAGCTGTCTTTGGTATAATATCGttatataattcaaatacaaCTCTACCTAATTCTTTTCACCTTGttttatatcaaaaaaaaaaaaaaaaaaccttaaCTCTACTATTtgccatttttttaattttaaacaaaaaaaaaaaaaataaaaccaaaaaaaaaaaaaaaaaaaatttagtggacctgttaaaaaaaaagagagaaaaagttaaagatttaaaagtaaaataatctttttcttatttttattttttatttgttattattattattattatttaaaaagtttttaaagttGACCACAATCTTCAATGACACATGCAGCTTTTGGACGATCACTTCTATCAGTTTCAgcattttcaacttttttgaCTATATCAAAGCCTTCAACTACTTCACCAAATACAGTATGACCACCATTTAAATGTGGAGTTTCAGCAGTGGTAATAAAGAATTGAGAaccatttgtatttttaCCAGCATTTGCCATTGATAAACAACCGATTTTATGTTTAACGAGgaaattttcatcattaaaagTACGACCATAAATTGATTCACCACCAATACCAGTACCATGAGTGAAATCACCACCTTGAACCataaagtttttaatgaCTCTGTGAAATGATGAACCTTTGTAATGTAATGGTTTACCTGATTTACCAATACCTTTTTCACCAGTACATAATGCTCTAAAATTCTCTGCTGTCTTTGGTACGATATCGttatataattcaaatacaaCTCTACCTAATGGTGTATTACCTtgtttaatttgaaaaaaaactttatttctaataattcctgtcatttttttagttaatattaaaaaacgaaaatgaaaataaaaaaaaaaaatttttttaaaaaaaaaaaaataaaatttaaagatttcgTTTTTACgcgaaagagaaaaaaaaaaaaaaaaaagattaatttaaagatttgtaaaaaaaaaaaaaaaaaatgataaataaaattgtaaaaaatgttatagaaaatcaatttaaaggatataataaattaaaagatttaccaatttcattatttgtttattggCCATATTGTAGTAAAATATGTCcatattgtaattttaataaatatagagATTCAGATAAGGTTGATCATGAAAGAATGTCAAAAAGTTTATCAAGAGAATTAGAATCATTTGTAAagaatatatatttaaatagtaatgaAAATAGTTTTATAAGAGAAAGACCAATAACATCGATTTATTTTGGCGGTGGTACGCCATCGTTAGCAAAGATTTCAACATTTGTAGAAACCATTGAAACAATGAAAAAACTATTCCCATCGTCATTGAGTATTGAAGATATTGAAATCACATTGGAGGTAAATCCAGatcaaaaagatttaaaaaatttattaaaagattttaaaaaatatgttGGTGTTAATAGAGTTTCATTGGGTGTTCAATCATTGGTTGATAAAGATCTCCATTTTTTAGGTAGAACTCATAATAGAATTCAAGCTGAAGAAAGTATAAAAATTGCAAGAGATTTATTTGACCATGTTacatttgatttgatttattcTAGAACTATAGATCAAACTTTGGAACAATGGAGAAATGAATTGAGATATGCTTTGAATTTAGCAGATGGTAATGGTCATGTTTCATTATACACACTAACCTTTGAACAAGGTACATCATTCTATAGAAGATTGTCTTCAAAaggtaataaatttaaaatcattccACCTGATGATCAAAAATCATCAGACCTTTATGATTTAACGGTTTGTGAAGCTGAAGCTATGGGTTTCCAACAATATGAAATTAGTAGTTTTGCATCTTCACATAATCAAAAAGGTAaacataatttaaattattggaGATCTGGTGATTTCATTGGTATTGGTCCTGGTGCTTCTTCAAGATTGacaactttaaataataataataataataataatcaaatttcaaGATATTCtttcaaaaatatattaCACCCAAAAGAGTGGATGGAAAAgttaaattcaaaagaaatattatGCAATGCATTCATTGAAGATGAATTTAATCCAACCATACCTTTAACAAATTTTGAAGTGGCTGAAGAAATGTTACTCAATGGTTTGCGTACTATTGAAGGTGTTCAGCTTTCAACTTTTACTTTTCAAACTAATGGTTTAACTTttgatcaatttttaaatatgaaaCAAGTTGAAATATTACAAGAACAaggatttttaatattagaaCCAACttgtttaaaattaactGGAAATGGTAGAAAATTATTAGATACTATAATTccaaagattttaaaatattaatataaaaaaaaaaaaaaaaaaaaaaataatattaatatttgtgaatttttataatcaaaatttctgtgaattttttgatcaaatctgagatttctttttaatttaattttaatttttttttaattttttttttttttaaatttaatttttttttttttaattattattttttattttttttattttttttatttttttttttttttgattaaaaaaactcAATCATAGCTTCAAATTAGACTactcaataaaattaattattattttttttttatttttttattattaatcttttttagaTAAAATCCGTCccaaataaactttttttaatttaatctttttttttttattttattttatttttttatttttttttttaatttttattttttttttttttttttacacggagccaaagaaaattaaaattattttttattttttttattttattttttttaatttaaaatcttgtAAAGGAAGAAACAAAGAAAACAcgcacacacacacacaatataaatatacaagttgtatatatattgttttattattaaagaatgaaACATTTCAAggtaaaaacaaaataaataaattaaataatcaaaaaaataaaggttTAGTGttactaatattaataatatttacataACCTaacattaatttaataattataaataaaaataaaaataattataatgataataattataaaaataataataaccatagAGATTTTATGATTTCAAAACTTATCTTGGAGGTTCTTCACCAACAGATACAAATGAAACTACAGATTCATCTTCACAATctcaaattgaaaatgaagaaataaataaaacctcaaataatataaatatatcaaCCGAATTATCATCTTCTACAACATTAAATAAGTCacagaataataataataataataataataataataataataataataataataataataataataataataataataataataataataataataataataataataaagaaacaaactcattatcaacaacacaatttaaatttataaatgttCAAGTTTCAGATTCAGTTTTATCAATCTCTACAAAATATAATATGACAGAAGAGgatttaatgatattaaatagATTAGAGTCAAAGAATTTATATCCAGGTCAAACATTAATAGTTtgttttaactttttatcaaataatccTTTAAAATCTCTTAAAAAGAAaccatcatttaataataatattaataatgataataatgataataataataatataattgaagaaaatgaaaagagattaatgaaattttttacaaaaggatttattgatgatggtggtggggGTTGTGGTGGTGAGGTTGAGGGTGGTAGTGGAAGATTATTGGATATTGTTAATTCATATCCATTGTTATTACCAAGATTAAGAGAAAAGTTTAGTATATCAATGTACAGTAAGGATATCAATACTTTAGATGGTCATATTATAGAACAAGATGGTCAACATCATTCATTATGTTCATCATCCACTGATCAAATCAATAGAAATAGAGCGAAATCACTAATACTATCAAATTTAAACATTGATAATGTTTTATTCATTCAACAAAAtattcaacatcaacaatattatcaacaatcttcacaacaacatcaatataaaattaatataataatgggtactttaaaatttttaagtggttctttaattttatttaatccaaaatcaaataataataataaattagaaatattatttaataatatatcagGATGGAAATTAAGTATTTATGATAAGGatcaaaatgttttaaagataaatcaTGATCATTTGTCAGTActttcatcaaattcaatgttactttgtatttatttgaaatctTATATACAAGATTCTTATAAAAAGAACTTTATAAttgtaaatagtaataatagtaaaaagaataaacaaACAACTTATGATTTGAAATCATTACATTcagttttaaaagaattatttaatggtaTACCACATGTTGAAAATGAATCAACTTTACCAATACCTCAAGGTGGTCCTTCAAATTgggataaattattatcacaaCCAATCTCTgagttgttattattatcttcaattGCTCCaccaaatcaaaatcaaaatcaaaataataataatacttcaCCTCTTTCGCCAATTAAATCATCTTTTGGTTTTAgtattaatcaattaaagagtTCAAGCGGTACAACACAAATactaaatgataataaagatttaactaataatagtgttggtattaataataataataataaaaataatgacaatagcaataacaataataaagaaaacaaagaaattaaagatagcaataataataataataatgaaaataatatattatcacCAACTAAAGAAAATACAaatcaaaattcaattatatcACCATTTAAAAAGACATTGGATACAGaagtttttaaatatgaattattttctttatttgatGAAACTCGTAGAGTTGAAGGTATTTTAACTATTTTACCAAATTGGTTAATATTTCAAGCAAATGTAAATGATCCATTAGTAAAGAAAGAGGGaagtttaaaatttcaattaaattttatgatGGATCAAGTTGCTTATTGTTCAATTATACCAAAAccttcttcattatcaatatcaactgataatgtaaataataatcaaaataataataataataataataataataataataataataataataataataataataataataataataataataataatcaaaataataataatggtggagatttacaatttaatatggaagaagaaaaaatagaaaatgaatcatctgaagaaaagaaagataatcaaaataataataataataataataataataataataataatagtttaatttcatcaaatattaattcaacaggtttaaataatagtaataacggaattaatattttaaagaaatcaatatcaacaaagAGTTTAGTTTATACAGGTATACatattatagtttttttagaGAATAATCAAGTTGAAAAAGATATTGTATTGGAatgtgatgatgaagattcaAATAGTATTTGTGagagaattaataaatcaatagaGAAtagtaaaaagaaattaccaCAAATAACTAGacaaattaattattcaatTTCACCTTCAACTTCACCTTCTTCACAATTCACATTATTACATAAtagaacaacaacaccaactaaATCAAAtacatcaacaccaacaccaacaccaacaccttCAACATCATTTACTagaaactttttaaattttagttCTTTTTTcgatttaaattcatcaacGACTCAAGATAGTAATGATACAACTATTGATCTCACAACAAATCACAacaatgaattatttaattataagaCAGGTAGTGAATATGATGATGAcaatgatgacgatgatgatgatgacgatgatgatgaaaattataataatggtgataaagAAAATGGAGAAATTATTCAACATATTagaattattgattttattccAACACTTTTTGGTTCAAATTCACCACCAATTATTGAACCTGAAGATGCTAGAAAGATAGTTAGACATTTACCACCAATTGTTCAACTTAAAAATTGGAATTTACTTTATAAAACTGTACAGCATGGTATTTCAATGAATACTTTATATAGTAAAACCAAAGATCAAGGACCTGTTGTATTGGTTATCAAAGATTCAGAATCAAGAGTTTTTGGTGGTTTCATATcggaatcaattaaaagtaCAAAGAGTTACTATGGATCTGGTCAATGTTTTGTTTTCTCTTTGGTGGATAaagatgattttaaatattatccTTGGTCAAAGAAAAATGAATGTTTTGTACAATCCACTGATAATTATATCTCAATGGGTGGTGGTATAGATGGTAAATATGCACTTTGGGTTGATAATGAAATGAATTTTGGTGTCACTAGTCCATGTTTAACTTATGATAGTCAACCTTTAACAAATGGTGGTTTAGAAAATCAAGATTTCAAATGTATTGAATTAGAAATTTGGGGTTttgattaattgataaaaataaaaaaataaaaaaataaaaaaaaataaaaaataaaataaaagaaaataaaaagaaaataaaaagaaaataaaaaaaaaaagtagtaaataaaacaatataaaaacaatataatgTGTTCAAAAGcagtatttttttattttattaaaaaaaaaaaaaaaaattattaatatagaGAGGTTggtaggtttttttttttttttgtggttatataaataaattatttttattttggaaaggtgttataataataatgttgtttttttttttttttttttttttttttttttttcccaaaaataaaaaaatgattgctTAAAAAATAaggaaaaataataaatgttaattaaattgaaaCAGTAAATCtgatcgtttttttttttttttaaaacaaaaatattaaataaaaaaaaaaaaaaaattttattactttaCTTCTAATTAACttttaactaattttttattgtaataaccacttttttttttttaaaaaaaaaaaaaacaacactTGGATGAAAATACACTTGGATgaaaatactaatttttcaatttaatttccCAATATATTTAATGTTTGTTTAAatctataataaaaaattgatgatttaattaactCTTTTCTGTCCATTATTCTCTAAtaggaaataaaaaagatttttttttttttttataatataaaaataattcaaatctAATTATAAATCTTAAATAGtactataataatatatagaaattttttttttttttttttttttaaaaaaaataccccTTTGacttctttttaatttttataaaaaataaaaaaattaaatttatcttttttattttttttatttttatttaatttaatttttttatttttttttttattgcttAATTTTGTTCActtatttggaaaaaaaaaaaaaaaaaaaaaaaaaaaaaaaaaaaaaaaaatactaaagacaaaacaaaaaaaaaaaaaatcttattattatttctcaataattttaaaatatataaaaattaacaaatattataaaataaaataaataaaataaataaaataaaataaaataaaataaaaatggtagcaataaatgaagaatttattaaaaaaaatatattggaTGAAAATGCTAATATATTTGGAGCATGTATAATTGGTGCACCAGAATGTATGGtactttcaaaattaaattttgaaatttcaaatgaagaAGTTAAAAGATTAACAGAAGTTTTCACACTTTTCCGTGAAAATCCATTAGTAATTGGTGGTAAAATTTATACaagaacaaaaacaacatcaAGTTATATTCTTGCAAAAAATGTAaatctattaaattttaatatttaatattttttttttaattattaatattttttttttttttttttttttttctctctctCTCCCTCTCTCTCACCTCTCATACTCACAAAAAAAGGATACAACTGGTATTGcattatttcaaaataatatggGTTTGATAGCGGTAGCAAAATTTTTAGATAACTCAATAGAACCAgaaagattattaaaaattttacaaagTGCAATTTTAAAAgctttattataataataaaattttttacaaataatatcaattaaaaaaataaataaaattatattaattttttttaaaattttaaatttctttttttttttggtgtgaAAAtggaatatttattttttttatttttttattctataGTTTTTTACCAGTTAATTGTTCATACTCTGCTTTAAAAGtatctaaattatttgataattcattatcaatatcagTCATTGCTTGATTATATTCTCTTCTCATTCTTTTATATCTTTCTAAAGCGACTTGAGCAATTGTATTCATTTCTTCAGTTCTATCAATTGATACATcatttaaaatgaatttcCATGCAGgatctaaatttttaaaatctgtGTGAAATGAAATACAtgcttttaaaaatgttggaaaattaattgtattattttcattattattttcattat
This region of Dictyostelium discoideum AX4 chromosome 3 chromosome, whole genome shotgun sequence genomic DNA includes:
- the cypD gene encoding cyclophilin D, whose protein sequence is MTGIIRNKVFFQIKQGNTPLGRVVFELYNDIVPKTAENFRALCTGEKGIGKSGKPLHYKGSSFHRVIKNFMVQGGDFTHGTGIGGESIYGRTFNDENFLVKHKIGCLSMANAGKNTNGSQFFITTAETPHLNGGHTVFGEVVEGFDIVKKVENAETDRSDRPKAACVIEDCGQL